The Primulina eburnea isolate SZY01 chromosome 6, ASM2296580v1, whole genome shotgun sequence genome contains a region encoding:
- the LOC140834781 gene encoding iron-sulfur cluster assembly SufBD family protein ABCI8, chloroplastic-like isoform X3: MAALLSNGISPISTQAMSELSKGALFLPSLKSPAIRKRNSRGFLKIRADVSYVSTADDPLHNFFKRDYKWGFTQEIDSFSIPNGLSEETVRLISSRKVEPDWMLKFRLKSYEKFCNMKEPKWSDNQYPRIDFQGIFYYSEPKKKPTLNSLDEADPELVRYFDKLGIPLNERNRLANVAVDAVLDSVSIATTHRKTLEKAGVIFCSISEAVREYPDLVRKYLGRVVPADDNFYAALNSAVFSDGSFVYIPKNTKCPMQISTYFRINAMETGQFERTLIVADEGSSVEYLEGCTAPSYDTNQLHAAVVELYCHTGAEIKYSTVQNWYAGDDQGRGGIFNFVTKRGLCAGARSRISWTQVETGSAITWKYPSVVLEGDESVGEFYSVALTNNYQQADTGTKMIHKGKNTKSRIISKGISAGHSRNCYRGLVQVLSNADNTRNSSQCDSMLIGNNAAANTYPYIQTRGFSINSTCSLNRHKNPSARVEHEATTSKIGDDQLFYFLQRGIDYEKAMASMISGFCRDVFNELPDEFGAEVNQLMSLKLEGSVG, encoded by the exons ATGGCTGCTCTTCTCTCCAACGGAATTTCACCCATCTCTACACAAGCCATGTCGGAACTCTCCAAAGGGGCTCTATTTCTCCCCAGCCTCAAATCCCCGGCCATCAGAAAGCGTAATTCAAGAGGTTTTCTCAAGATTAGGGCTGACGTCAGCTACGTATCCACTGCAGATGACCCACTTCACAATTTCTTCAAAAGAGACTATAAATGGGGTTTCACGCAGGAGATTGATTCATTTTCCATACCCAACGGGCTCTCTGAGGAAACTGTTAGGTTAATTTCTTCGAGAAAGGTTGAGCCCGATTGGATGTTGAAGTTTAGATTGAAATCTTATGAGAAATTTTGCAATATGAAAGAGCCTAAATGGTCTGATAATCAGTACCCTAGAATTGATTTTCAAGGTATTTTTTATTATTCCGAGCCAAAAAAGAAGCCAACTTTGAATAGTCTTGACGAGGCTGACCCTGAGCTTGTTAGATATTTTGATAAGCTCGGGATTCCTTTGAATGAAAGGAATAGATTGGCTAATGTGGCGGTGGATGCCGTTCTTGACAGTGTTTCTATTGCCACTACACATAGGAAGACTTTAGAGAAGGCTGGTGTGATCTTTTGCTCTATTTCTGAAGCTGTCAGAGAGTATCCAGATTTGGTTAGAAAGTACTTGGGGAGAGTTGTCCCTGCAGATGATAACTTTTACGCAGCTTTGAATTCAGCAGTGTTTAGTGATGGTTCGTTTGTTTACATACCTAAGAACACAAAGTGTCCTATGCAAATCTCGACATATTTTAGGATAAATGCCATGGAAACTGGGCAGTTTGAGAGGACCTTGATAGTCGCAGATGAAGGAAGTTCAGTGGAGTACTTAGAGGGGTGCACTGCTCCTTCATATGATACTAATCAGTTACATGCAGCAGTGGTGGAATTGTATTGCCACACCGGTGCCGAGATCAAGTATTCAACGGTTCAGAATTGGTATGCCGGCGATGATCAGGGGAGAGGAGGGATCTTTAATTTTGTGACCAAGAGAGGTTTGTGTGCTGGAGCTCGATCAAGGATATCGTGGACACAAGTTGAGACGGGTTCCGCTATTACTTGGAAGTACCCTAGTGTTGTTTTAGAGGGTGATGAATCTGTTGGTGAATTTTATTCTGTGGCATTGACCAATAACTATCAGCAGGCTGATACGGGGACAAAGATGATACATAAGGGGAAGAATACCAAAAGTAGAATTATTTCGAAAGGAATTTCTGCTGGGCATTCAAGGAATTGTTACAGAGGTCTAGTCCAAGTATTGTCCAATGCAGACAATACTCGGAATTCATCTCAATGCGACTCTATGCTTATTGGAAATAATGCAGCTGCCAATACTTATCCATATATTCAG ACTCGAGGGTTCTCTATAAACTCAACTTGTTCTCTTAACAGACACAAAAACCCCTCAGCTCGTGTGGAACATGAAGCCACCACCTCAAAGATTGGTGATGACCAGTTATTTTACTTCCTACAAAGAGGTATTGATTACGAGAAAGCAATGGCTTCCATGATCTCTGGGTTCTGCCGGGATGTCTTCAATGAACTTCCTGATGAATTTGGCGCCGAGGTGAACCAGCTCATGAGCTTGAAGCTGGAAGGATCGGTTGGTTAA
- the LOC140834781 gene encoding iron-sulfur cluster assembly SufBD family protein ABCI8, chloroplastic-like isoform X1 — translation MAALLSNGISPISTQAMSELSKGALFLPSLKSPAIRKRNSRGFLKIRADVSYVSTADDPLHNFFKRDYKWGFTQEIDSFSIPNGLSEETVRLISSRKVEPDWMLKFRLKSYEKFCNMKEPKWSDNQYPRIDFQGIFYYSEPKKKPTLNSLDEADPELVRYFDKLGIPLNERNRLANVAVDAVLDSVSIATTHRKTLEKAGVIFCSISEAVREYPDLVRKYLGRVVPADDNFYAALNSAVFSDGSFVYIPKNTKCPMQISTYFRINAMETGQFERTLIVADEGSSVEYLEGCTAPSYDTNQLHAAVVELYCHTGAEIKYSTVQNWYAGDDQGRGGIFNFVTKRGLCAGARSRISWTQVETGSAITWKYPSVVLEGDESVGEFYSVALTNNYQQADTGTKMIHKGKNTKSRIISKGISAGHSRNCYRGLVQVLSNADNTRNSSQCDSMLIGNNAAANTYPYIQLVWNMKPPPQRLVMTSYFTSYKEVLITRKQWLP, via the exons ATGGCTGCTCTTCTCTCCAACGGAATTTCACCCATCTCTACACAAGCCATGTCGGAACTCTCCAAAGGGGCTCTATTTCTCCCCAGCCTCAAATCCCCGGCCATCAGAAAGCGTAATTCAAGAGGTTTTCTCAAGATTAGGGCTGACGTCAGCTACGTATCCACTGCAGATGACCCACTTCACAATTTCTTCAAAAGAGACTATAAATGGGGTTTCACGCAGGAGATTGATTCATTTTCCATACCCAACGGGCTCTCTGAGGAAACTGTTAGGTTAATTTCTTCGAGAAAGGTTGAGCCCGATTGGATGTTGAAGTTTAGATTGAAATCTTATGAGAAATTTTGCAATATGAAAGAGCCTAAATGGTCTGATAATCAGTACCCTAGAATTGATTTTCAAGGTATTTTTTATTATTCCGAGCCAAAAAAGAAGCCAACTTTGAATAGTCTTGACGAGGCTGACCCTGAGCTTGTTAGATATTTTGATAAGCTCGGGATTCCTTTGAATGAAAGGAATAGATTGGCTAATGTGGCGGTGGATGCCGTTCTTGACAGTGTTTCTATTGCCACTACACATAGGAAGACTTTAGAGAAGGCTGGTGTGATCTTTTGCTCTATTTCTGAAGCTGTCAGAGAGTATCCAGATTTGGTTAGAAAGTACTTGGGGAGAGTTGTCCCTGCAGATGATAACTTTTACGCAGCTTTGAATTCAGCAGTGTTTAGTGATGGTTCGTTTGTTTACATACCTAAGAACACAAAGTGTCCTATGCAAATCTCGACATATTTTAGGATAAATGCCATGGAAACTGGGCAGTTTGAGAGGACCTTGATAGTCGCAGATGAAGGAAGTTCAGTGGAGTACTTAGAGGGGTGCACTGCTCCTTCATATGATACTAATCAGTTACATGCAGCAGTGGTGGAATTGTATTGCCACACCGGTGCCGAGATCAAGTATTCAACGGTTCAGAATTGGTATGCCGGCGATGATCAGGGGAGAGGAGGGATCTTTAATTTTGTGACCAAGAGAGGTTTGTGTGCTGGAGCTCGATCAAGGATATCGTGGACACAAGTTGAGACGGGTTCCGCTATTACTTGGAAGTACCCTAGTGTTGTTTTAGAGGGTGATGAATCTGTTGGTGAATTTTATTCTGTGGCATTGACCAATAACTATCAGCAGGCTGATACGGGGACAAAGATGATACATAAGGGGAAGAATACCAAAAGTAGAATTATTTCGAAAGGAATTTCTGCTGGGCATTCAAGGAATTGTTACAGAGGTCTAGTCCAAGTATTGTCCAATGCAGACAATACTCGGAATTCATCTCAATGCGACTCTATGCTTATTGGAAATAATGCAGCTGCCAATACTTATCCATATATTCAG CTCGTGTGGAACATGAAGCCACCACCTCAAAGATTGGTGATGACCAGTTATTTTACTTCCTACAAAGAGGTATTGATTACGAGAAAGCAATGGCTTCCATGA
- the LOC140834781 gene encoding iron-sulfur cluster assembly SufBD family protein ABCI8, chloroplastic-like isoform X2, which translates to MAALLSNGISPISTQAMSELSKGALFLPSLKSPAIRKRNSRGFLKIRADVSYVSTADDPLHNFFKRDYKWGFTQEIDSFSIPNGLSEETVRLISSRKVEPDWMLKFRLKSYEKFCNMKEPKWSDNQYPRIDFQGIFYYSEPKKKPTLNSLDEADPELVRYFDKLGIPLNERNRLANVAVDAVLDSVSIATTHRKTLEKAGVIFCSISEAVREYPDLVRKYLGRVVPADDNFYAALNSAVFSDGSFVYIPKNTKCPMQISTYFRINAMETGQFERTLIVADEGSSVEYLEGCTAPSYDTNQLHAAVVELYCHTGAEIKYSTVQNWYAGDDQGRGGIFNFVTKRGLCAGARSRISWTQVETGSAITWKYPSVVLEGDESVGEFYSVALTNNYQQADTGTKMIHKGKNTKSRIISKGISAGHSRNCYRGLVQVLSNADNTRNSSQCDSMLIGNNAAANTYPYIQTQKPLSSCGT; encoded by the exons ATGGCTGCTCTTCTCTCCAACGGAATTTCACCCATCTCTACACAAGCCATGTCGGAACTCTCCAAAGGGGCTCTATTTCTCCCCAGCCTCAAATCCCCGGCCATCAGAAAGCGTAATTCAAGAGGTTTTCTCAAGATTAGGGCTGACGTCAGCTACGTATCCACTGCAGATGACCCACTTCACAATTTCTTCAAAAGAGACTATAAATGGGGTTTCACGCAGGAGATTGATTCATTTTCCATACCCAACGGGCTCTCTGAGGAAACTGTTAGGTTAATTTCTTCGAGAAAGGTTGAGCCCGATTGGATGTTGAAGTTTAGATTGAAATCTTATGAGAAATTTTGCAATATGAAAGAGCCTAAATGGTCTGATAATCAGTACCCTAGAATTGATTTTCAAGGTATTTTTTATTATTCCGAGCCAAAAAAGAAGCCAACTTTGAATAGTCTTGACGAGGCTGACCCTGAGCTTGTTAGATATTTTGATAAGCTCGGGATTCCTTTGAATGAAAGGAATAGATTGGCTAATGTGGCGGTGGATGCCGTTCTTGACAGTGTTTCTATTGCCACTACACATAGGAAGACTTTAGAGAAGGCTGGTGTGATCTTTTGCTCTATTTCTGAAGCTGTCAGAGAGTATCCAGATTTGGTTAGAAAGTACTTGGGGAGAGTTGTCCCTGCAGATGATAACTTTTACGCAGCTTTGAATTCAGCAGTGTTTAGTGATGGTTCGTTTGTTTACATACCTAAGAACACAAAGTGTCCTATGCAAATCTCGACATATTTTAGGATAAATGCCATGGAAACTGGGCAGTTTGAGAGGACCTTGATAGTCGCAGATGAAGGAAGTTCAGTGGAGTACTTAGAGGGGTGCACTGCTCCTTCATATGATACTAATCAGTTACATGCAGCAGTGGTGGAATTGTATTGCCACACCGGTGCCGAGATCAAGTATTCAACGGTTCAGAATTGGTATGCCGGCGATGATCAGGGGAGAGGAGGGATCTTTAATTTTGTGACCAAGAGAGGTTTGTGTGCTGGAGCTCGATCAAGGATATCGTGGACACAAGTTGAGACGGGTTCCGCTATTACTTGGAAGTACCCTAGTGTTGTTTTAGAGGGTGATGAATCTGTTGGTGAATTTTATTCTGTGGCATTGACCAATAACTATCAGCAGGCTGATACGGGGACAAAGATGATACATAAGGGGAAGAATACCAAAAGTAGAATTATTTCGAAAGGAATTTCTGCTGGGCATTCAAGGAATTGTTACAGAGGTCTAGTCCAAGTATTGTCCAATGCAGACAATACTCGGAATTCATCTCAATGCGACTCTATGCTTATTGGAAATAATGCAGCTGCCAATACTTATCCATATATTCAG ACACAAAAACCCCTCAGCTCGTGTGGAACATGA
- the LOC140834783 gene encoding polyadenylate-binding protein RBP45-like, which translates to MMQPGNTMVPPSMVPPQYQQQPPQPWMTQPVQQPQYQVPPPQQPPASAYYYQQQPPQATAPPQIPQQYATAPAAQPIADDGIRSLWIGDLQYWMDEQFIYSCFASTGEVASVKVIRNKQTGQSEGYGFIEFVSHSAAERNLQMYNGTLIPNVEQTFRLNWASMGAGEKHDDSPEYTIFVGDLAADVTDFMLQETFRANYPSVKGAKIVTDRTTGRTKGYGFVRFNDESEQIHAMTEMNGRFCSTRPMRIGPAANKQKVGVQTKVSYQASQGTASEDDPSNTTIFVGNLDPNVTDDHLRQVFGQYGQLIHVKIPVGKRCGFVQFSDRSCAEEAIRILSGTQLGGQTIRLSWGRSPSNKQVDANQLNGGYYGYTPGYETYGYTPAPQDTSMYYSGYPGYGNYTAPSQQQQ; encoded by the exons ATGATGCAGCCAGGAAACACAATGGTCCCGCCGTCCATGGTTCCACCACAATACCAGCAGCAGCCACCACAGCCGTGGATGACTCAACCGGTTCAACAACCACAGTACCAGGTTCCCCCGCCCCAACAGCCACCTGCCTCGGCATACTACTATCAACAGCAGCCTCCACAGGCCACCGCGCCTCCTCAAATCCCACAGCAATATGCCACCGCGCCAGCTGCTCAACCTATAGCCGACGATGGAATACGTAGCCTCTGGATTGGAGATCTGCAGTACTGGATGGATGAACAGTTCATATATAGCTGTTTCGCATCCACTGGCGAG GTAGCCTCTGTCAAAGTCATTCGTAACAAGCAAACTGGACAATCAGAAGGTTATGGCTTTATTGAATTTGTTAGTCACTCTGCTGCAGAGAGAAACCTTCAGATGTATAATGGAACCCTAATCCCAAATGTTGAGCAAACATTTAGGCTGAACTGGGCCTCTATGGGTGCGGGTGAAAAGCATGATGATTCTCCTGAATATACCATTTTTGTTGGAGACTTGGCTGCTGATGTTACTGATTTCATGCTTCAAGAAACTTTTAGGGCCAATTATCCTTCAGTTAAGGGTGCAAAGATTGTCACAGATAGGACTACAGGACGTACAAAGGGTTATGGATTTGTGAGATTTAATGATGAAAGTGAACAAATTCATGCTATGACTGAAATGAATGGAAGGTTTTGTTCCACAAGACCCATGCGAATTGGTCCTGCTGCCAACAAACAAAAAGTGGGTGTCCAGACTAAAG TCTCATATCAGGCTTCACAAGGAACGGCTAGTGAGGATGATCCTAGTAACACTACT ATCTTTGTTGGGAATTTGGATCCTAATGTCACAGATGACCACTTGAGGCAGGTTTTTGGACAATATGGACAATTAATTCATGTAAAAATTCCCGTAGGCAAACGATGTGGGTTTGTTCAATTTTCTGATAG AAGCTGTGCTGAAGAAGCTATACGGATTCTAAGTGGAACACAGCTGGGAGGACAGACCATTCGACTCTCATGGGGCCGCAGTCCTTCAAACAAACAG GTTGATGCCAACCAGTTGAATGGTGGATATTATGGATATACCCCTGGATACGAAACCTATGGATATACTCCAGCTCCGCAGGATACAAGTATGTACTATTCAGGCTACCCTGGATATGGGAACTATACAGCCCCTAGCCAACAGCAGCAGTAG
- the LOC140834784 gene encoding pentatricopeptide repeat-containing protein At1g11630, mitochondrial-like isoform X1 has product MAFRRKFLSLMIQGHRQLSTSILNPDSRSSLTSKEKSRAALAFLRFEKNPERILEICREADLTPESPLDRIAYSKAISKLKESHCYDGIRSFIRESVARSESRTERCISRFIVLYGQAGLVKDAIQLFAEMPEMGIVRNVKTLNSLLFSCILAEDYGEMKRLFEEFPGKYGFVPNLDTYNTVLKGFCDSGSTNLSHRILAEMENKGIKPNGKTFATVLTGFYTEEKFHDVGKIMELMRSYGISPGIGIYNVRIQGLCKLKRSSEAKALLNGILCRGMTPNSATFGHLIYGFCREGKLDVAKNLFKEMIDMGLKPEAECYFTLIYYLCRGLEFEVASNICEEAMGNGWVPNFTTMKSLVDGLASIGKTAEAKKIIRLVKKKFSRNADKWKEIEEGLPKLES; this is encoded by the coding sequence atggcTTTTCGCAGAAAGTTCCTATCGTTGATGATTCAAGGGCACCGTCAACTATCCACCTCCATCCTGAACCCGGATTCTAGATCCTCGCTTACCAGTAAAGAGAAATCCCGAGCTGCGCTGGCCTTTCTCCGGTTCGAGAAAAACCCAGAACGCATCCTTGAGATATGCCGGGAAGCTGACCTCACGCCTGAGTCACCACTAGACCGGATTGCCTACTCCAAGGCAATCTCCAAGCTCAAAGAATCCCATTGTTACGATGGTATTAGGAGCTTCATCAGAGAATCTGTGGCGCGATCTGAATCAAGAACTGAGCGATGTATTTCCCGTTTTATCGTTCTTTATGGACAGGCGGGTCTTGTCAAAGACGCTATTCAGCTGTTCGCTGAAATGCCTGAGATGGGAATTGTTAGGAATGTGAAGACGCTCAACTCGTTGTTGTTTTCTTGTATTTTGGCAGAGGATTATGGAGAAATGAAGAGGTTGTTCGAGGAGTTTCCTGGTAAATATGGTTTCGTACCAAATTTGGATACTTACAACACTGTTTTGAAGGGGTTTTGCGACTCAGGGAGCACGAATTTATCACATCGGATATTGGCCGAGATGGAGAATAAAGGGATAAAGCCTAATGGGAAGACGTTTGCCACTGTTCTTACAGGATTTTATACTGAAGAAAAGTTCCATGATGTCGGGAAGATCATGGAGTTAATGAGAAGTTATGGCATTTCACCAGGGATTGGTATTTACAATGTTAGGATTCAGGGTTTATGTAAGCTGAAGAGGTCCAGTGAGGCAAAGGCTTTATTGAATGGGATTTTGTGCAGGGGTATGACGCCGAACTCTGCAACATTTGGCCATTTGATTTATGGGTTTTGCAGGGAAGGCAAATTAGACGTTGCTAAAAATTTGTTCAAGGAGATGATTGATATGGGTCTGAAGCCAGAAGCTGAATGTTACTTCACACTTATCTATTATTTGTGTCGAGGGTTAGAATTTGAGGTTGCCTCGAACATTTGTGAGGAGGCTATGGGAAATGGCTGGGTGCCGAATTTTACGACCATGAAGTCTCTTGTTGATGGATTGGCAAGCATTGGGAAGACTGCTGAGGCGAAGAAAATTATTAGACTAGTGAAGAAGAAGTTCTCGAGGAATGCTGATAAATGGAAAGAGATTGAAGAAGGATTGCCTAAGTTAGAGTCCTGA
- the LOC140834784 gene encoding pentatricopeptide repeat-containing protein At1g11630, mitochondrial-like isoform X2 — protein sequence MIQGHRQLSTSILNPDSRSSLTSKEKSRAALAFLRFEKNPERILEICREADLTPESPLDRIAYSKAISKLKESHCYDGIRSFIRESVARSESRTERCISRFIVLYGQAGLVKDAIQLFAEMPEMGIVRNVKTLNSLLFSCILAEDYGEMKRLFEEFPGKYGFVPNLDTYNTVLKGFCDSGSTNLSHRILAEMENKGIKPNGKTFATVLTGFYTEEKFHDVGKIMELMRSYGISPGIGIYNVRIQGLCKLKRSSEAKALLNGILCRGMTPNSATFGHLIYGFCREGKLDVAKNLFKEMIDMGLKPEAECYFTLIYYLCRGLEFEVASNICEEAMGNGWVPNFTTMKSLVDGLASIGKTAEAKKIIRLVKKKFSRNADKWKEIEEGLPKLES from the coding sequence ATGATTCAAGGGCACCGTCAACTATCCACCTCCATCCTGAACCCGGATTCTAGATCCTCGCTTACCAGTAAAGAGAAATCCCGAGCTGCGCTGGCCTTTCTCCGGTTCGAGAAAAACCCAGAACGCATCCTTGAGATATGCCGGGAAGCTGACCTCACGCCTGAGTCACCACTAGACCGGATTGCCTACTCCAAGGCAATCTCCAAGCTCAAAGAATCCCATTGTTACGATGGTATTAGGAGCTTCATCAGAGAATCTGTGGCGCGATCTGAATCAAGAACTGAGCGATGTATTTCCCGTTTTATCGTTCTTTATGGACAGGCGGGTCTTGTCAAAGACGCTATTCAGCTGTTCGCTGAAATGCCTGAGATGGGAATTGTTAGGAATGTGAAGACGCTCAACTCGTTGTTGTTTTCTTGTATTTTGGCAGAGGATTATGGAGAAATGAAGAGGTTGTTCGAGGAGTTTCCTGGTAAATATGGTTTCGTACCAAATTTGGATACTTACAACACTGTTTTGAAGGGGTTTTGCGACTCAGGGAGCACGAATTTATCACATCGGATATTGGCCGAGATGGAGAATAAAGGGATAAAGCCTAATGGGAAGACGTTTGCCACTGTTCTTACAGGATTTTATACTGAAGAAAAGTTCCATGATGTCGGGAAGATCATGGAGTTAATGAGAAGTTATGGCATTTCACCAGGGATTGGTATTTACAATGTTAGGATTCAGGGTTTATGTAAGCTGAAGAGGTCCAGTGAGGCAAAGGCTTTATTGAATGGGATTTTGTGCAGGGGTATGACGCCGAACTCTGCAACATTTGGCCATTTGATTTATGGGTTTTGCAGGGAAGGCAAATTAGACGTTGCTAAAAATTTGTTCAAGGAGATGATTGATATGGGTCTGAAGCCAGAAGCTGAATGTTACTTCACACTTATCTATTATTTGTGTCGAGGGTTAGAATTTGAGGTTGCCTCGAACATTTGTGAGGAGGCTATGGGAAATGGCTGGGTGCCGAATTTTACGACCATGAAGTCTCTTGTTGATGGATTGGCAAGCATTGGGAAGACTGCTGAGGCGAAGAAAATTATTAGACTAGTGAAGAAGAAGTTCTCGAGGAATGCTGATAAATGGAAAGAGATTGAAGAAGGATTGCCTAAGTTAGAGTCCTGA